Proteins from a genomic interval of Zingiber officinale cultivar Zhangliang chromosome 2A, Zo_v1.1, whole genome shotgun sequence:
- the LOC122043820 gene encoding WUSCHEL-related homeobox 5-like, translating into MEVAETGKGKTGSSAAATSSSSSASNSRWNPTKEQISLLEGLYKQGVRTPSADQIQQITGKLREYGSIEGKNVFYWFQNHKARQRQKQKQKQESFAYFSRFLNHHHHHHLPLPPLRQPPVPPPFPPPSTYTNNNVAYTPYYAHSSHVGGVGLLQPHFPAVFLPASAGLPKASSFPGFGFVDHEEDAFSRNSATHRREHRAVLDVDGGGQTQETLQLFPLHPTGFSEERLQSGGGTPTPATEEEGAAPPADEPNFVWVHGK; encoded by the exons ATGGAGGTGGCGGAGACAGGGAAGGGCAAGACAGGGTCGTCTGCGGCGGCGACGTCTTCTTCCTCGTCCGCTTCGAACTCCCGGTGGAATCCAACCAAGGAGCAGATCTCGCTGCTGGAGGGGCTGTACAAGCAGGGCGTGCGCACACCGAGCGCCGACCAGATTCAGCAGATCACCGGGAAGCTGAGAGAGTACGGCAGCATCGAGGGGAAGAACGTGTTCTACTGGTTCCAGAATCACAAGGCGAGGCAGCgccagaagcagaagcagaagcaagAGAGCTTTGCTTACTTCTCCAGGTTTCTCaaccatcaccaccaccaccaccttccTCTGCCGCCGCTACGGCAGCCCCCAGTCCCCCCTCCGTTTCCCCCGCCCTCAACTTACACCAATAACAATG TGGCTTACACTCCGTACTACGCTCACTCTTCGCACGTCGGCGGTGTCGGTCTCCTCCAGCCGCATTTCCCCGCCGTGTTCCTCCCTGCGTCCGCAGGTCTCCCGAAAGCGTCCTCGTTCCCGGGCTTTGGTTTTGTCGACCACGAGGAAGACGCATTCAGCCGGAACAGCGCGACTCACCGCCGTGAACACCGCGCCGTGCTCGACGTCGACGGCGGCGGCCAGACGCAGGAGACGCTGCAACTCTTCCCGTTGCACCCGACCGGGTTTTCGGAGGAGCGGCTCCAATCCGGAGGCGGCACTCCGACTCCGGCGACGGAGGAGGAGGGCGCAGCACCGCCGGCCGACGAGCCAAACTTTGTTTGGGTTCACGGGAAGTAG